In Hyperolius riggenbachi isolate aHypRig1 chromosome 10, aHypRig1.pri, whole genome shotgun sequence, a genomic segment contains:
- the LOC137537069 gene encoding histone H2A type 2-B-like, translating to MSGRGKQAGKARAKAKTRSSRAGLQFPVGRVHRLLRKGNYAERVGAGAPVYLAAVLEYLTAEILELAGNAARDNKKTRIIPRHLQLAVRNDEELNKPLGGVTIAQGGVLPNIQAVLLPKKTESHKAAKSK from the coding sequence ATGTCCGGAAGAGGCAAACAAGCCGGCAAGGCTCGTGCTAAGGCCAAGACTCGCTCCTCCCGGGCTGGGCTGCAGTTCCCAGTCGGCCGTGTTCACCGTCTGCTGAGGAAGGGCAACTATGCGGAGCGGGTGGGGGCCGGAGCTCCGGTCTATCTGGCCGCAGTGCTGGAGTATCTGACCGCTGAGATCCTGGAGCTGGCTGGTAACGCCGCCCGGGACAACAAGAAGACCCGCATCATCCCCCGCCACCTGCAGCTGGCCGTGCGCAACGACGAGGAGCTCAACAAGCCGCTGGGTGGGGTGACCATCGCCCAGGGGGGCGTCCTGCCCAACATCCAGGccgtgctgctgcccaagaagaCCGAGAGCCACAAGGCCGCCAAGAGCAAGTAA